From the Leptospira inadai serovar Lyme str. 10 genome, the window TAATCTCTCCCCGAAATCCTGAGCTTTTCCCAAATCCCCGGCCTTTCTAGCGGCAAAGGATGCAACATACAGTATTTCCTTATCGACCGGTTTTATATTTAGATAATCTTCCGCGTAAATGACCGCTTTCGGATAATTCTTCATTTTTATAAACAATCGCACGAAATTCTTTTTTACTTCGGGAATGCGACTATCGATCATTTCCGCTTCTTCTAAAAAGGATAACGCTTCCTTTATATCCTTATTATTGGCCCTTTCCCTTGCCTGTCGTAAAAATTCCAGAACCTTCTCTCGCCGATCTTTTTCATCATCTTTACTATTCCGATCGTCTTCCTTAAACGATAACCGAATCATCGACAGATCGTCCGTTAATACTCCGTGTGAAGTGATTGCATGATAGATGGATTTGAGATCCCCTTTTCCCTTTTCAACTTTCCTAAGAAATAGCAATTCGTCGTCGTTGATGATTCTTGACCCGTCCTGTTCGGTGCCGATAAGAAGATCGTCCCTACCGTCCGAACCGGCGATAATTACGTCTCCCGGTTCCAGTTGGAAAGTCTTCACATATATTCGGCCGTCGAGCCCGGTGGTACCCAATTTTCTAAACATCAAATCATCTTCGATAAAACTCGCAATACCGTCCCGGTATAGTACGGTCCATGGATGTTCCGCATTAATATAATATAATACACCGGACTCGTCGTCGATGAGTCCTAATACCGTGGATACCAGCATGGACCCGTCAAAACTTTCGAACACCTTATGCAATTCCGTAAATGCGTTCTTCAACCAACGTTCCGGAGATTGCTCCCTCATAGAAGCCGCCATCCTAGTTCTTTCTATGATCGACTCGCAAACCGCACCCAAAACGAGAGCGCCCCCGGCTCCTTGCATGGATTTTCCCATCGCGTCGGCATTTAAAAAAATCGTGTAGGATCGATCGCGCAATCGAATATGATTCGAGATATTCAAATCTCCGCCTATTTCATCTTCGAATCGTCTAAATGTGAATTTTTTCTTTTGCTCAACGAAGAAATCCACTCTCACATTCTCGGAAACCGCCTTATTCGATCCGAGAGGTTTGATCAAAAGGGACGTTAAGAAGTAATCTCCGTCCTGTTGCTGCTTTAATTCACGCACCTCTCCCAAGGTTTGTTCCAATTCGCTAGTCCGCTCCTTCACTTTTTCTTCCAATTCATCCGCGTATTGTTCCAAGCGTTTTCTACCCGCTTGAATGCTTCTAGCCATTCGATTGAACGATCTGGCCATAAAGCCGATTTCGTCCTCCACTCGGGGAGCCAGCCGATAATTTAAGTTTCCTGAATTAACTTCCCTAAGACCCGTCACGATCTCGTCCAATGGCAGAACGAGCGCATTCCGGAAGAAAAACTGAAATCCGACAACGACTACAAGTACCATTCCTACTAGCGAAATCACTAAAACCGTCGCAGGCTTGTTTTGGAACTCCCTATAATCCCGATAGTCGTAGCCTACCTCGTAGATCTTGCCGTTTCTTGGATTCGAGAAATAGTAGGCCAGATAAAATTGTGGCTTAGGATCTTCCGGTTTGAATAAACGAGTTCCTCGGTAAACTCGTTTACCCTCCTCATAAATCGGAGAGAGAAGCGACAATACGATTTTAGAAATTTCCGCTTCACTCTTCCCTTCCTTT encodes:
- a CDS encoding SpoIIE family protein phosphatase; amino-acid sequence: MNSIFLNFYAFGSILAAFFCLYVAFFFLTIKDGSRAAFHLGLCCLSSFFHHIGYIWGFISYDESTIFHRWIVVAGPLLSFTQLVAFFIYFPAPRSRGLKIGLSFYALLHLGVLAVTAWYVTISLGASRTFVAGSHYWDFETHGFYKYFSIIILFYDVSYLVIALWKAVVEKGKERRSVIYILLGYIVITVVPGILNAMSRDGSVSRAAYQQSFDAGMVIGMFLILIVYVNATKERTTILSRIVGISLATFAVCYLLLGYSILEGYEETYDESKNKDTVLAVMNNRSPQGLAYILSFDPDSEKFEIEKGSKDPRFNSEDNLETKFFGIRNRLISVGPGSSLERSVRIDSVLKSSPREFFAYAEGLRAFLKSKQDVSDADIATYFHVTNGKLNIIRSKFSHLADRRDSHSIRKLFSSETIGVSETLTVVRDKALAAIKEGKSEAEISKIVLSLLSPIYEEGKRVYRGTRLFKPEDPKPQFYLAYYFSNPRNGKIYEVGYDYRDYREFQNKPATVLVISLVGMVLVVVVGFQFFFRNALVLPLDEIVTGLREVNSGNLNYRLAPRVEDEIGFMARSFNRMARSIQAGRKRLEQYADELEEKVKERTSELEQTLGEVRELKQQQDGDYFLTSLLIKPLGSNKAVSENVRVDFFVEQKKKFTFRRFEDEIGGDLNISNHIRLRDRSYTIFLNADAMGKSMQGAGGALVLGAVCESIIERTRMAASMREQSPERWLKNAFTELHKVFESFDGSMLVSTVLGLIDDESGVLYYINAEHPWTVLYRDGIASFIEDDLMFRKLGTTGLDGRIYVKTFQLEPGDVIIAGSDGRDDLLIGTEQDGSRIINDDELLFLRKVEKGKGDLKSIYHAITSHGVLTDDLSMIRLSFKEDDRNSKDDEKDRREKVLEFLRQARERANNKDIKEALSFLEEAEMIDSRIPEVKKNFVRLFIKMKNYPKAVIYAEDYLNIKPVDKEILYVASFAARKAGDLGKAQDFGERLYLREPEHLKNLINLAQTYIALKNYERAVKMIVAAQILDPESEIILRIRDVLNGLSGKHKVEDLES